Proteins encoded within one genomic window of Dyadobacter chenhuakuii:
- a CDS encoding FecR family protein — protein MDIDDLYKSLGLERPSDGENKHQPDGDHIKARIDQTLNFDKTRNIFWRKWYAIAASLAFLIISAAGIYNYTVHNSGSGNMITITAPSGGTREVILPDGSRVWLNAASVLRYPASFGKTREVFLEEGEGFFQVKRDTTAPFTVHSSHLDTRVLGTSFRVKAYKELSHEIVTVVSGKVAVSRGAEPLALLEKDQEVIFDKNSGNEKEMLVEAAESVDWKSGNVILKSVRFEDLILAVENAYQVSIHFDRQKFKECENSIRFSTHQSLESVMDLVRDIQGIRYEIKGKKVIVSGEGCQ, from the coding sequence ATGGATATCGACGACCTCTATAAAAGCCTTGGACTGGAACGACCTTCGGATGGTGAAAATAAGCATCAACCCGATGGAGACCACATTAAAGCCAGGATTGACCAGACATTAAATTTTGACAAAACCCGCAATATATTTTGGCGCAAATGGTATGCGATTGCGGCGTCGCTGGCTTTCCTGATCATATCAGCAGCAGGCATTTATAATTATACTGTTCACAATTCTGGGTCCGGGAATATGATCACCATCACAGCACCGTCCGGCGGAACCCGTGAAGTGATCCTGCCTGATGGCTCCCGGGTGTGGCTGAATGCAGCAAGCGTTTTACGATATCCGGCCAGCTTTGGCAAAACACGGGAAGTCTTTCTTGAAGAAGGCGAAGGCTTTTTTCAGGTTAAAAGGGACACAACGGCGCCATTCACAGTTCACAGCTCCCACCTCGATACAAGAGTGCTCGGGACATCATTCCGGGTGAAGGCGTACAAAGAATTATCCCACGAAATCGTAACTGTGGTGAGCGGAAAAGTGGCCGTTTCACGGGGTGCCGAACCGCTGGCGCTTCTGGAAAAAGACCAGGAAGTGATTTTTGACAAAAACAGTGGAAATGAAAAAGAAATGCTGGTGGAAGCGGCCGAATCGGTCGACTGGAAATCGGGGAATGTGATATTAAAGTCAGTGCGCTTTGAAGATTTGATATTAGCTGTGGAAAATGCCTATCAGGTGAGCATTCACTTTGATAGGCAAAAATTTAAAGAATGTGAGAACAGCATTCGGTTTAGTACCCATCAGAGCCTCGAAAGTGTGATGGACCTTGTGCGTGACATCCAGGGGATCCGCTACGAAATAAAAGGAAAAAAGGTGATCGTAAGCGGAGAGGGCTGTCAGTAA
- a CDS encoding TonB-dependent receptor, which produces MKRRTTKLIRVMRAGLIVFGVLITTAGTLLAENGYSQRLMGKKVTVSFSDVSLEKAIEKISKASQIDFSYNNKEARKIKVHSSNFQETSVKEVLESVLAETPYSFRETDESIVVFKTKDQPAAMESLSNRPLITGQASSLNIKKDIVIKGQVTDSENSPLPGVSVLVKGTSEGSLTDENGNFKISVDSESDVLIFSYIGFQTREVPVGNNTSLTIALKEDTKSLSEVVVVGYGTQKKANLTGAVSTVDVDKTMQSRPVTDVGRALQGAVPGLTITTTTGDLGSSPQIRLRGMVGSLNAGNGAQPLILLDNVEIQSLLLVNPDDIQSISVLKDAASTSIYGSRAAWGVVLITSKSGKKNTRNQISYSANFSQSTPTNTPKLAPAADGPEYALLAAKRNNPSATTFGTVGMYFTDESIQKIRDWEAQYGGQDLGNEMVLGRDFDIKDGRLYFYRPWDAGDMYMRKWAPQSNHNLGFTGGNDKTSYNVSLGYMGQEGVLKEKTDLFKRYSGTFSINSDLNKWFSLNAKLLLSKNVAESPFSFGGTTYDPLYYLYRWHSVYPYGTYEGKPFRNVVTEVQQANMLNYSSNFIRATVGGQFKLAKDLTVDANYTYSNTNDHVREVGGSVTAWNQWNGVPLKYENYTSATYDRVKYNSNWNEMHTFKAFATYSKDVEKHSLKFLAGMDLDLFKRWGQSSERRGLLDQTHGELPLATGDQYVDGFRGHWATQGYFGRVNYTFNDKILLEVNGRYDGSSFFPNNSQWAFFPSVSAGYVLTAEPFMSFSKPVLDNLKIRGSWGSLGNTDVGSTTFRPTMASSASNWWIGTSNMVTVATPSLVPPSLTWEKISTLDLGLDASLFNNRLAVTYDWYQRTTSDMITGGIVLPSSFGATPPRRNYGQMQTTGWEIALDWRQSLASGFNFSVGLSLSDFKEKITKFDGNLVNGNYRGKILGEIWGYETDRFFRNDDFQQNTDGTLITDAAGHYILKDGIPNQTKHEAGTFFYGPGDVKYKDLNGDGTIFTGSSSLDDHGDLKVIGNSTPRYQYGIRLGADWKGFDLNVFTQGVGKRDLWASGSIFIPGNNPNDAMYAHQMDYWTPERQDAFYPRPTNTGQSNNTQNFLIQDKYLLDMSYLRMKSVNFGYRLPARLTQKIKMQNLRVYVNGENLFEFDNLNIPIDPEVDFRNSTIDRATFGRVYPYRRSVSMGLQLTF; this is translated from the coding sequence ATGAAAAGAAGAACTACTAAACTAATCAGAGTCATGAGGGCCGGATTGATCGTGTTTGGAGTGTTGATTACTACGGCGGGGACTTTGCTGGCGGAAAATGGTTACAGCCAGCGTCTCATGGGCAAGAAGGTCACGGTCAGTTTCAGTGACGTTTCGCTCGAAAAAGCCATTGAAAAAATCAGTAAGGCAAGTCAGATCGACTTTTCCTACAACAATAAAGAAGCCAGAAAGATAAAGGTCCATAGCAGTAACTTCCAGGAAACCAGTGTAAAAGAAGTGCTGGAATCGGTTTTGGCGGAAACCCCCTACTCTTTCAGGGAAACGGATGAAAGCATTGTGGTTTTCAAAACCAAAGACCAGCCGGCAGCAATGGAAAGCCTGTCAAACCGTCCACTTATAACAGGTCAGGCGTCTTCTTTAAATATAAAAAAGGACATTGTCATTAAAGGGCAGGTTACGGATTCAGAAAACAGTCCGTTACCCGGTGTTAGCGTGCTCGTGAAAGGAACGTCGGAAGGTTCTTTGACGGATGAAAATGGTAATTTCAAGATCAGTGTAGACTCAGAATCAGACGTTTTGATTTTTTCTTACATTGGTTTTCAAACCAGGGAAGTGCCCGTCGGCAATAACACAAGTCTGACCATTGCATTAAAAGAAGATACAAAAAGTCTGAGTGAGGTCGTCGTGGTGGGATATGGAACGCAGAAAAAAGCCAACTTAACCGGCGCCGTGAGCACTGTAGACGTGGATAAAACCATGCAATCCAGACCGGTAACAGACGTGGGCCGGGCCTTGCAGGGTGCCGTTCCGGGCCTGACGATCACGACAACGACCGGTGATCTGGGCAGCAGCCCGCAGATCCGCCTACGGGGAATGGTTGGCTCGCTGAATGCGGGCAACGGCGCGCAACCGCTTATTTTGCTGGATAATGTTGAGATACAAAGCTTGCTGCTTGTCAATCCAGACGACATTCAATCCATTTCTGTGCTTAAAGATGCTGCATCGACCTCTATTTACGGAAGCCGCGCAGCCTGGGGTGTAGTTTTGATCACTTCAAAATCCGGAAAGAAAAATACACGCAATCAAATCTCCTACTCCGCCAATTTTTCACAAAGCACACCTACAAACACGCCCAAACTCGCTCCCGCAGCTGATGGGCCGGAATATGCATTGCTGGCTGCGAAACGCAACAACCCTTCCGCCACCACATTCGGGACGGTGGGCATGTATTTCACAGACGAAAGCATCCAGAAAATCCGGGATTGGGAAGCGCAATACGGCGGTCAGGATTTGGGTAATGAAATGGTCCTGGGCCGCGATTTCGACATTAAGGATGGTCGCCTTTACTTTTACAGGCCGTGGGACGCGGGCGATATGTATATGCGTAAGTGGGCGCCGCAAAGCAATCATAATCTGGGCTTTACAGGCGGAAATGACAAAACCAGCTATAACGTCAGCTTAGGTTATATGGGCCAGGAAGGTGTTTTGAAAGAAAAAACAGACCTTTTCAAGCGTTACAGCGGCACATTCAGCATTAATTCTGATCTGAACAAATGGTTTAGCCTGAATGCCAAGCTATTACTCTCAAAGAATGTTGCGGAAAGTCCATTTTCTTTTGGCGGAACGACTTATGACCCGCTTTACTATCTGTATCGGTGGCATTCGGTCTACCCGTATGGGACTTACGAAGGCAAGCCGTTCAGGAATGTGGTTACGGAGGTTCAGCAGGCTAATATGCTTAATTATTCGTCCAATTTCATCCGGGCAACGGTGGGTGGTCAGTTTAAGCTGGCAAAAGACCTGACTGTTGACGCCAATTACACTTATTCTAACACCAACGATCACGTGCGCGAAGTCGGAGGAAGCGTTACGGCCTGGAACCAGTGGAACGGTGTGCCTTTGAAATATGAAAATTATACGAGCGCCACTTACGACCGTGTTAAATACAATTCAAACTGGAATGAGATGCACACCTTCAAGGCATTTGCAACTTATTCGAAAGATGTAGAAAAGCATTCGCTCAAATTCCTGGCGGGGATGGATCTCGATTTGTTCAAGAGATGGGGCCAATCTTCCGAAAGACGCGGGTTACTGGATCAAACGCATGGAGAACTGCCGCTTGCGACGGGCGACCAATATGTGGATGGTTTCAGGGGACATTGGGCTACGCAAGGTTATTTTGGCCGGGTCAACTATACATTCAATGATAAAATTCTCTTGGAAGTAAACGGTCGGTATGACGGTTCGTCATTTTTCCCAAACAACAGCCAGTGGGCATTTTTCCCCTCTGTTTCAGCTGGCTATGTGCTTACTGCCGAGCCATTTATGTCATTCAGCAAGCCTGTTCTCGACAATCTGAAAATCCGCGGATCGTGGGGATCGCTGGGCAATACGGACGTGGGTAGCACCACATTCCGGCCGACTATGGCCTCTTCCGCTTCCAACTGGTGGATCGGGACGAGCAATATGGTGACCGTAGCAACGCCCTCGCTTGTGCCGCCATCGCTCACCTGGGAGAAAATCAGCACGCTGGATCTCGGTCTCGACGCGAGCCTATTTAATAACAGACTTGCCGTTACTTACGACTGGTATCAGCGCACCACAAGTGATATGATCACGGGCGGCATCGTGCTCCCCAGCAGCTTCGGGGCAACACCGCCGAGAAGAAATTATGGCCAAATGCAGACAACCGGCTGGGAAATCGCTCTCGACTGGCGGCAAAGCCTGGCCAGCGGTTTCAATTTCAGCGTAGGTTTATCATTGTCTGATTTCAAAGAAAAAATTACCAAGTTCGACGGGAATCTGGTCAACGGAAATTACAGAGGCAAAATTCTGGGTGAGATCTGGGGTTATGAAACAGACCGCTTTTTCCGCAACGACGATTTCCAGCAAAATACCGACGGTACATTGATCACCGACGCAGCCGGTCACTACATTCTTAAAGATGGCATCCCCAACCAGACCAAGCACGAAGCTGGCACATTCTTCTATGGCCCGGGTGACGTAAAATACAAGGACCTGAACGGCGACGGAACAATTTTCACCGGCAGCAGCAGCCTCGACGACCATGGTGATTTGAAAGTGATCGGCAATTCCACGCCACGCTATCAATACGGGATCCGCTTGGGCGCTGATTGGAAAGGTTTTGACCTGAATGTCTTCACGCAAGGTGTCGGTAAGCGCGATCTCTGGGCTTCCGGCTCCATTTTTATTCCAGGAAATAACCCTAATGATGCCATGTACGCGCACCAGATGGACTACTGGACGCCGGAACGGCAAGATGCTTTTTATCCAAGACCTACCAACACCGGGCAGTCCAATAACACGCAGAACTTCCTCATCCAGGATAAATATCTGCTGGATATGTCCTACCTGAGAATGAAGAGTGTGAATTTTGGTTACCGGTTGCCCGCACGTCTGACGCAAAAAATCAAGATGCAAAACCTGCGCGTTTATGTGAATGGCGAGAACCTGTTTGAGTTTGATAACCTCAATATCCCGATCGATCCCGAGGTGGATTTTCGCAATTCTACGATCGATCGCGCAACATTCGGACGGGTTTATCCTTATCGCCGGAGCGTTTCAATGGGTCTTCAACTTACATTCTAA